A stretch of DNA from bacterium:
TGAAGAATTCACTGTATCAACAAAAAATGTTTTTTCGTTTTTGTCATATCCAATATTTATATTTTCATCTGTTAAATCTGAAAATAAAAGAACCATTTTAAAAAAATCAGTATCTATTAGGTTTATTAAAGCATCTATTTCTACAGAATTTTGTTCCATATCTTTTAAACAAAAAGTTTTTTCATCTGTAATTTCAATATCAGAAACATCAAGTAAAAGAGAAGAACGAAGTTTATTAATTTCAGGAATCACATTTACCTTTAATTCATTATTCTCTACATCCAGAATTCTCGGTAAGGACATAACTCCAGCCCATCCCTGTTCTTCATGAAATTCTTTTTTTGTCAATTCTCTTAACCATCCAAACATTAAAACTCTATCTTTATCATCCTTAAATATCTGTGGTGCATAAAAAGAAAAAGGAAATAAATCAACTTTACCTTGTTTTTCAATTTTAAATTTGTTATTTTTATATTTTCCAATAAAATAAATTGGATAACCTAATGGTACAGAAGAAACAACAAGTACATATTTATCCTTCACTTTGAAAAAATTTGGACATTCCCACATATATCCGTATTCTATACCGGCCTCACAAAAAACTCCTCCATATTCCCAATGTAAAAGATTTTTTGATTTATATAAAAAAGCAATTCCACCTCTTTCTTTAACTCCTGAACCAACAATCATATACCATAAATCTTTTTCCTTCCAAACATAAGGGTCTCTGAAACCAGTAACTTCAAAATTTTCTGGAGGAGATTTAATTACAGGATTTAGTGGAGATTTTTCAAACTTTACTCCATCTTTACTCTCTGCA
This window harbors:
- a CDS encoding glycoside hydrolase family 32 protein, translating into MRKDIWRPIYHFMPPSGWMNDPNGLIQFKSKYHLFYQYNPYGVQPPYPPCSKTGAHWGHAISDDLLFWKDLPIALFPNKNKPDKDGCWSGSAVNNNGILTLIYTGVRPECICVAESKDGVKFEKSPLNPVIKSPPENFEVTGFRDPYVWKEKDLWYMIVGSGVKERGGIAFLYKSKNLLHWEYGGVFCEAGIEYGYMWECPNFFKVKDKYVLVVSSVPLGYPIYFIGKYKNNKFKIEKQGKVDLFPFSFYAPQIFKDDKDRVLMFGWLRELTKKEFHEEQGWAGVMSLPRILDVENNELKVNVIPEINKLRSSLLLDVSDIEITDEKTFCLKDMEQNSVEIDALINLIDTDFFKMVLLFSDLTDENINIGYDKNEKTFFVDTVNSSLYETHHKTLIKEKMDIENNEIFMQIFVDNSVIEIFLNNKFSFSLRVYPSKFTGLNLSFLVNNGKLKIKRLSLWEMKNIWLISNSERINSINKSFE